In Erythrobacter litoralis HTCC2594, a single genomic region encodes these proteins:
- a CDS encoding DUF4331 family protein, translated as MKKQALLLAGGLCVAAAAAVALLPGQSLRTADHLDPPGRTSPDADSTPDRAADIADILAWAEGGNLNVIVTFAGPADPDAPATYDRDVLYKVNISTDGNPLNTENVVRVRFGQDGPNEFGVQATGVPGANTLSGPVNTDLTRNGATLRAGLFDDPFFFDLQGFMETLQTGDLSIRNDRDFFAGQNDTAFVLQIPLDTLNATGKITVWSETLRFGGNI; from the coding sequence ATGAAAAAACAAGCACTCTTGCTGGCGGGGGGCCTGTGCGTCGCTGCGGCGGCCGCGGTAGCACTGCTACCGGGCCAATCGCTTCGCACGGCCGATCACCTCGACCCTCCGGGACGCACCAGCCCCGATGCCGACAGCACCCCCGACCGCGCGGCCGACATTGCCGATATTCTGGCATGGGCGGAAGGCGGCAATCTCAACGTCATCGTAACCTTCGCAGGTCCGGCCGATCCCGATGCGCCGGCCACCTATGACCGCGATGTCCTCTACAAGGTCAACATCTCGACCGACGGCAACCCGCTGAATACCGAGAACGTCGTTCGCGTCCGCTTCGGCCAGGACGGACCCAATGAATTCGGCGTGCAGGCGACCGGGGTACCCGGTGCCAACACCTTGTCCGGACCGGTCAACACCGATCTCACGCGCAACGGGGCCACATTGCGCGCCGGCTTGTTCGACGATCCGTTCTTCTTCGACCTCCAAGGATTTATGGAGACGCTGCAGACCGGAGACCTCTCGATCCGCAACGACCGCGATTTCTTCGCCGGGCAGAATGACACCGCATTCGTCCTGCAGATCCCGCTCGATACGCTCAATGCGACCGGCAAGATTACCGTCTGGTCGGAAACGCTGCGCTTTGGAGGGAACATCTGA
- a CDS encoding cystathionine gamma-synthase family protein gives MTDAVDATDQPTPRRNPKPKATTINGREMKPSTLMMGHGFDPALSEGSLKSPIFLTSTFAFENAAAGKRHFERITGQRPGGADGLVYSRFNAPNQEILEDRLAIWDGAEEALSFSSGMTAIAILMLAACKAGDVIVHSGPLYAASEGFVAKTMAKFGVTYVDFPAGASRKELDEVMQKAKAQAEAQGGEVPLIYLESPGNPTNALVDVEAVRDARDAHFDADRCPIAIDNTFLGPLWQRPLEHGADLVVYSLTKYVGGHSDLVAGSVAGKKRFIDAIRALRNTMGGIADPNTAWMLCRSLETVELRMQRAGENAEKVCAFLAQHPKVEGLGYLGMIKDDRQKDIYDRHCLGAGSTFSLFLKGGEAECFRFLDALKVAKLAVSLGGTETLASHPASMTHLSVAHGRRQELGITDSLVRISIGIEDADDLIADFEQALEAV, from the coding sequence ATGACCGACGCCGTCGACGCGACCGACCAGCCGACCCCGCGCCGCAATCCCAAACCCAAGGCGACCACGATCAATGGCCGTGAGATGAAGCCCAGCACGCTCATGATGGGCCACGGTTTCGATCCAGCGCTTTCGGAGGGCTCGCTCAAAAGCCCGATTTTCCTCACCAGCACCTTCGCCTTCGAGAACGCCGCGGCAGGCAAGCGCCATTTCGAACGCATCACCGGCCAGCGCCCGGGCGGTGCCGACGGCCTCGTCTATTCGCGCTTCAACGCGCCCAACCAGGAAATCCTCGAAGACCGGCTGGCGATCTGGGACGGCGCGGAAGAGGCGCTGAGCTTCTCCAGCGGGATGACCGCCATTGCTATACTGATGCTGGCGGCTTGCAAGGCCGGTGACGTGATCGTGCATTCCGGCCCGCTCTACGCCGCGTCTGAAGGCTTCGTCGCCAAGACGATGGCGAAATTCGGCGTCACCTATGTCGATTTTCCTGCCGGGGCGAGCCGCAAAGAGCTCGACGAAGTGATGCAGAAGGCCAAGGCGCAGGCCGAAGCGCAGGGCGGCGAAGTGCCGCTGATCTATCTCGAGAGCCCGGGCAATCCGACCAATGCGCTGGTCGATGTCGAAGCCGTACGCGATGCGCGCGATGCGCATTTCGATGCCGATCGCTGCCCGATTGCGATCGACAACACCTTCCTCGGCCCGCTCTGGCAGCGCCCGCTCGAACATGGCGCTGACCTGGTGGTCTATTCGCTGACGAAGTATGTCGGCGGTCATTCAGACCTGGTTGCGGGGAGTGTCGCGGGGAAGAAGCGCTTCATTGATGCAATCCGCGCGCTGCGCAATACGATGGGCGGGATCGCCGATCCCAACACCGCATGGATGCTGTGCCGCAGCCTCGAAACCGTGGAACTGCGAATGCAGCGGGCAGGCGAGAACGCAGAAAAGGTCTGCGCATTTCTCGCCCAGCACCCGAAGGTGGAAGGCCTTGGCTATCTGGGGATGATCAAGGACGATCGGCAGAAGGACATCTACGATCGGCACTGCCTCGGTGCGGGCAGCACTTTCTCGCTGTTCCTCAAGGGTGGCGAGGCCGAGTGTTTCCGCTTCCTCGACGCGCTCAAGGTCGCCAAGCTCGCGGTAAGCCTCGGCGGGACGGAGACCCTCGCCAGCCATCCGGCCAGCATGACACACCTCTCGGTTGCGCATGGCAGGCGGCAGGAGCTCGGCATCACGGACAGCCTCGTGCGGATCAGCATCGGCATCGAAGACGCGGACGACCTGATCGCCGATTTCGAACAGGCGCTCGAGGCGGTCTAA
- a CDS encoding SDR family NAD(P)-dependent oxidoreductase, with product MTKPVFLVIGAGAGIGGHAAKRFAKGGYHAVLARRSDEEGLGRLVRQIEEAGGSASGMLLDVSDDGTIEDLVERIETDVGPIDTALYNLGAQIGNRPLSDTPHRTFELGWRLGCFGLFRLAHAVLPHMVERGKGTLLVTSATAAVRGNAGQHSHAAAMGGRRMLCQTLNAEFAPQGVHVAHVVVDGSVDAPDTLGKLLGDKFEAYKAHKGEDGVIDPANLADTYWHLAQQPRNCWTHELDVRPFTDVPWWNDNPPAAIDTKAKK from the coding sequence ATGACCAAGCCCGTGTTTCTCGTGATCGGTGCCGGAGCGGGCATCGGCGGCCATGCAGCGAAGCGCTTCGCCAAAGGCGGCTATCACGCGGTGTTGGCGCGCCGGTCCGACGAGGAAGGCCTCGGGCGGCTGGTCCGGCAGATCGAAGAGGCAGGCGGCAGCGCGAGTGGCATGCTGCTCGACGTAAGCGACGACGGCACGATCGAAGACCTGGTCGAGCGCATCGAGACCGATGTCGGACCCATCGACACCGCGCTCTACAATCTCGGCGCGCAAATCGGGAATCGCCCCCTGAGCGATACGCCGCACCGCACCTTCGAACTCGGCTGGCGTCTCGGCTGCTTCGGCCTGTTCCGTCTCGCCCATGCTGTATTGCCGCATATGGTCGAGCGCGGAAAAGGGACCTTATTGGTCACCAGCGCCACCGCAGCCGTGCGCGGCAATGCGGGGCAGCACAGCCATGCCGCCGCGATGGGCGGTCGCCGCATGCTGTGCCAGACCCTCAACGCCGAATTCGCTCCGCAGGGCGTGCATGTCGCGCATGTCGTGGTCGACGGCTCGGTCGATGCGCCCGACACGCTGGGCAAACTTCTCGGCGACAAGTTCGAAGCCTACAAGGCGCACAAGGGCGAGGACGGGGTGATCGACCCGGCGAACCTCGCGGATACCTATTGGCACCTCGCCCAGCAGCCGCGCAATTGCTGGACCCACGAACTCGACGTGCGACCGTTTACCGACGTGCCATGGTGGAACGACAACCCGCCGGCGGCGATCGATACGAAGGCGAAGAAATAG
- a CDS encoding tetratricopeptide repeat protein: protein MKRIAVALAVATVAVIGVGYAIEDPVPEARAAAMSPAFGPASFDEALQATARRVEEKRRLHNVMPGEWLRTETLALALIARHRLSGNPDDLAEAGRLLRNSFSGLEDPAGPSLTLAQHALIGHDLPAATEALAKFGRTAVKLPHERSTALALTGDIAFQRGDLAEAERAYDEAARLTPGFATAARRANLQLWRGEPASALAIAEQGMLESRMPPQDHARAALLFANFAYAAGDLDLAGRWVERAGEVFAGYWLTEAYAAQHRAATGDMDGAIDALKELALATGEPEVVDTLVGLLLHVGRDQEARRWTVHASELWNAKLAESRDAYRLHAAEHHLDFGDPARALALAREEVAKRPFGEAIEVLASAYLANDRPAEALEWLETAESKGFRAVSLDMARGEVLEALGHNAEAERFYARAEKLNPDARGSMRKLLRFGHY from the coding sequence ATGAAACGTATTGCCGTCGCACTGGCTGTTGCGACCGTCGCCGTTATCGGAGTCGGATATGCGATCGAGGATCCGGTGCCGGAAGCGCGAGCTGCAGCGATGTCTCCCGCATTCGGGCCTGCCTCATTCGATGAAGCATTGCAGGCAACGGCGCGGCGAGTCGAAGAGAAAAGGCGGCTGCATAATGTCATGCCGGGTGAATGGTTGCGCACCGAGACCCTCGCGCTCGCGCTCATTGCGCGCCATCGACTTTCCGGCAATCCGGACGATCTCGCCGAAGCAGGCCGATTGCTTCGTAACAGTTTTTCCGGCCTCGAAGATCCTGCAGGTCCCAGCTTGACGCTCGCTCAACACGCCCTGATCGGGCACGATCTGCCAGCTGCGACTGAAGCGCTTGCGAAATTCGGACGGACTGCAGTGAAGCTTCCCCATGAACGTTCGACTGCGCTTGCTCTTACCGGCGATATCGCTTTCCAGCGTGGCGATCTCGCGGAGGCAGAACGTGCCTATGACGAAGCGGCCCGCCTGACACCTGGCTTCGCCACCGCGGCACGGCGCGCGAACCTGCAATTGTGGCGCGGCGAACCGGCGTCGGCTCTCGCAATTGCCGAACAGGGCATGCTCGAAAGCAGGATGCCGCCGCAGGATCATGCCCGAGCGGCGCTCCTTTTTGCGAATTTTGCGTATGCCGCAGGCGATCTCGACCTCGCAGGTCGTTGGGTCGAACGCGCAGGTGAAGTCTTTGCGGGTTACTGGCTGACAGAAGCCTATGCCGCCCAGCACAGGGCCGCGACAGGCGACATGGATGGCGCCATCGACGCACTCAAGGAACTCGCCCTGGCCACCGGTGAGCCCGAAGTCGTGGATACGCTCGTGGGGCTCTTGCTGCATGTCGGCAGGGATCAGGAGGCCCGCCGCTGGACCGTGCATGCGAGCGAATTATGGAACGCAAAGCTTGCGGAAAGCCGCGATGCCTATCGTCTGCATGCGGCGGAACACCATCTCGATTTCGGCGATCCCGCGCGCGCGCTGGCCCTGGCACGCGAAGAAGTCGCCAAGCGGCCTTTCGGCGAAGCGATAGAAGTGCTCGCCTCCGCTTACCTCGCCAACGACCGCCCCGCAGAAGCGCTCGAGTGGCTGGAAACCGCGGAAAGCAAAGGCTTTCGCGCCGTGTCGCTCGACATGGCCCGCGGCGAAGTGCTGGAAGCGCTCGGACACAACGCAGAGGCGGAGCGATTCTACGCACGTGCCGAAAAGCTTAATCCGGATGCGCGCGGGTCCATGCGCAAATTGCTGCGCTTCGGGCATTACTGA
- the purT gene encoding formate-dependent phosphoribosylglycinamide formyltransferase, translating to MPHTAKILLLGSGELGREFVISAKRLGAYVVACDAYAAAPAMQVADASEVLSMLDADALRAVVAKHHPDYVVPEIEAIRTEVLAEIEADGFNVVPSAYATQMTMNRDAIRDLAAQELGITTSRYRYAKNLEEVRAAAEFTGYPCVIKPVMSSSGKGQSTVRSADKLEEAWDYAVANMRGDRKRVIVEQFIDFDYEITLLTVRHKDGITFCPPIGHRQERGDYRESWQPATMSKPAIAAAQEMAEKVVTALQGNGKGFGLFGVEFFVKGEEVIFSELSPRPHDTGMVTSVSQNLSEFDLHARAIMGLHVPSEILARPSASAVILAEQESETVSYSGLAAAMEGGADIRIFGKPNTRPYRRMGVALATGGDTDYARTAAVAAANKLHIHYGD from the coding sequence ATGCCACACACGGCAAAGATCCTGCTGCTCGGCTCGGGCGAGCTCGGACGCGAATTCGTCATCTCGGCCAAGCGGCTGGGCGCTTACGTGGTGGCCTGCGATGCCTATGCGGCCGCGCCAGCCATGCAGGTGGCGGATGCGAGCGAAGTGCTGTCCATGCTCGATGCCGACGCGCTGCGCGCAGTGGTAGCGAAACACCATCCCGATTATGTCGTGCCGGAGATCGAGGCGATCCGCACCGAGGTGCTGGCCGAGATCGAGGCGGATGGCTTCAATGTCGTACCCAGCGCCTATGCCACCCAAATGACGATGAACCGCGATGCCATCCGCGACCTTGCCGCGCAGGAACTGGGCATCACCACTTCGCGCTATCGCTATGCCAAGAACCTGGAGGAAGTGCGCGCCGCCGCCGAGTTCACCGGATACCCCTGCGTCATCAAACCGGTCATGTCCTCCAGCGGCAAGGGCCAGAGCACGGTCCGCTCTGCCGACAAGCTGGAAGAAGCGTGGGACTATGCCGTCGCCAACATGCGCGGCGACAGGAAGCGCGTGATCGTCGAGCAGTTCATCGACTTCGATTACGAGATCACGCTCCTCACCGTGCGCCACAAGGACGGTATCACGTTCTGCCCCCCGATTGGCCACCGCCAGGAGCGCGGCGATTATCGTGAAAGCTGGCAACCCGCGACCATGAGCAAGCCTGCCATTGCAGCAGCGCAGGAAATGGCGGAGAAAGTCGTCACCGCGCTGCAGGGCAATGGCAAGGGATTTGGGCTGTTCGGCGTGGAATTCTTCGTGAAGGGTGAGGAAGTCATTTTCTCCGAGCTGAGCCCGCGCCCGCACGATACCGGCATGGTGACCTCGGTCAGCCAGAACCTCAGCGAATTCGACCTGCATGCGCGCGCCATCATGGGATTGCACGTCCCCTCTGAGATCCTCGCGCGCCCGTCTGCCAGCGCCGTGATTCTCGCCGAGCAAGAGAGCGAGACAGTCAGCTATTCGGGCCTCGCCGCAGCAATGGAAGGCGGCGCCGACATCCGCATTTTCGGCAAGCCGAACACCCGCCCCTACCGGCGCATGGGCGTCGCTCTCGCGACGGGCGGCGATACCGATTATGCGCGCACCGCTGCGGTCGCTGCGGCTAACAAGCTGCACATTCACTACGGAGACTAG
- a CDS encoding DUF4331 family protein: MKSMIARAVATLAVAVSLSACGSDETVTVAPPIDTPAPAPTPTTGTLDVGKCLAQVVFPDGTTVQNLVIPDVLTINPSLPAGFPNGRKPADPVIDITLAAILLDIDADGQSAATFAGIPLNPPANDVAFPSGFPFLAPPQGNPRISATSGTTFNFRTAPDTAYERVDRMGFPALSTALVPSALKIPYNDASPVNDANGEFAGPIVETLTAITMALQDDLNRAELNLCAD, translated from the coding sequence ATGAAAAGCATGATCGCAAGAGCCGTTGCTACCCTCGCTGTCGCCGTATCGCTCTCGGCATGCGGAAGCGATGAGACGGTAACAGTGGCACCGCCTATCGATACACCTGCACCGGCACCCACTCCGACCACCGGCACGCTCGACGTCGGAAAATGCCTGGCCCAAGTGGTTTTTCCTGATGGCACGACTGTACAGAATCTGGTTATACCGGACGTGCTGACAATCAATCCGAGCCTGCCGGCTGGCTTCCCCAATGGTCGCAAGCCGGCGGATCCCGTGATCGACATCACGCTGGCTGCCATCCTGCTCGATATCGATGCCGACGGCCAGAGCGCGGCGACCTTCGCCGGAATTCCGCTCAACCCACCTGCCAACGATGTCGCCTTCCCGAGCGGATTCCCGTTCCTGGCTCCGCCGCAGGGCAATCCACGGATTTCGGCGACGAGCGGCACGACCTTCAACTTCCGCACCGCGCCCGATACCGCCTACGAGCGTGTTGATCGCATGGGGTTCCCGGCGCTTTCGACCGCATTGGTCCCGAGCGCGCTGAAGATCCCGTATAATGACGCCTCGCCAGTCAATGATGCGAATGGTGAATTCGCGGGTCCGATCGTCGAGACGCTGACCGCGATCACCATGGCGTTACAGGATGATCTCAACCGTGCCGAGCTCAATCTCTGCGCTGATTGA